Genomic segment of Microbacterium sp. BH-3-3-3:
CGTCGGTCGCCGGGCCGGCGATACCGGGGGCGGGCGCGTCGAGGTGGGCGTTGCTGTGGTCGACGAGGGTCGCGATGGTGGGGGTGTTCGGGGAGTCGAAGATCACGGCATCCGGGCGGCCCTCGATCGGCAGTGCCTCGGGCACGACCGTGGTGAACGCCTCGACGTTGGCCGCGTAGCCACCGGCGGAGCGCACGAAGGTGTCTTCGCCGATGGGGGTCGGGTGCAGGAACTCCTCCGACTTCGAGCCGCCCATGGCACCGGCGTCGGCGGCGACGATGACGTACTCGAGGCCCAGGCGCGTGAAGATGCGCTCGTAGGCGTCGCGCTGCGCCTGGTACGAGACGTCGAGTCCGGCGTCGGTCGCGTCGAACGAGTACGCGTCCTTCATCGTGAACTCGCGGCCGCGCAGCAGGCCGGCGCGGGGGCGCGCCTCGTCTCGGTACTTGTCCTGGATCTGGTACAGCGTCAGCGGCAGGTCCTTGTACGACGAGTACAGGTCCTTCACCAGCAGGGTGAACATCTCTTCGTGCGTGGGAGCGAGCAGGTAGTCGGCGCCCTTGCGGTCCTGCAGGCGGAACAGCGCGTCGCCGTACTCCTCCCACCGGCCGGTCTGCTCGTACGGATCGCGGGGCAGGAGTGCGGGGAAGTGCACCTCGAAAGCACCGGCGTTCGCCATCTCCTCGCGCACGACCGTCTCGATCTTGGCCTTGACCTTCAGGCCCAGCGGCAGCCAGGCGAAGATGCCCGGGGCGTTGCGGCGGATGTAGCCGGCCCGCACGAGCAGGCGGTGGCTGGCCACCTCGGCATCGGAGGGGTCTTCACGGAGCGTGCGGAGGAAGAAGTTCGACAGACGGGTCACCACGAGAGTCGAGTCTAGGGCGGCGGATGCCGCGGCTCGCTCACGCCGTGGGCATCTGTCGGACGAAAGCGACGAGCGCATCGAGGCCGGATACGACGGCGTCCTGCGGCAGGTGGCCGGCGACGACGAGGGTCGCCATGCCGTGAGCGAGCGACCAGGCGCCCGCGACCGTGGCCTCCAGACGCTCTCCGCTCAGAGTCGGATCGACGGCGACGATCGCCTGGGCGATGAGGTCCTCATTTGCACGGATGAGCGGGGCCATCTCGGCGGACGGTGCACCGGGGATGCAGATCTCGGGGTCGAAGACCAGCGCGAAGCCTTGCGGGTGAGCGACGGCGTAGTCGACGTATGCGCTGGCGATGGCGCGAATGGCCGGCGCACCGGGCGTCACCTCGGCGACGGCGCGTCGTTGGCCTTCGAGGAGCTGCGCCATATGGCGCTCCGACAGGCGCTTGAGGAGCGCACGTCGGTCGGCGAAGTGGTGGTAGGGCGCGTTGTGGCTGACCCCCGCGCGCCGCGCGACTTCACGGAGGCTCAAGACGCCGACACCGCTCTCGGCGAGGAGTTCGTCCGCAGCGACGAGCAAAGCGGGGCCGAGATCGCCGTGGTGGTATTTCGACGATGTTGACACAGGCAAGATTCTAGCTATGTTGATATCGTCCAGATTCTGGACACTGTCCACATTAGGAGACCCATGACCGCGCTCGTCCTCGACGGACACCCTTCCGCCGACTCGCTCACCTCCGCCCTCGCTCGGCGTTACGCCGACGCGCACGGCGACGCGCGGCTCCTCGCCGTGCGCGACCTCGACTTCGACCCGGTCCTCCAGCGGGGATACCGGCAGAGGCAAGACCTGGAGCCCGACCTGGCCGACGCCCTCGACGCTTTGCTGGCCGCGTCGCACGTCGTCGTCGCGACGCCGGTGTGGTGGGCCTCCACCCCCGCACTGCTGAAGGGCTTCTTCGATCGCGTTCTCGTCCCGCAGCGCACCTATCGCTACGGGGCGAACGGCGTGCCGCAGGGCCTGCTGACCGCTCGCACCGGGCGACTCCTGCTGACCAGCGACTCTCCGCGATGGTTCCTCGCGTACACGGGAGACCCGACCCTCCGACAGGTCCGTAATCAGACGTTGCGCTTCTGCGGCATCCGTTCGGTGCGGACGACGCACTTCCCGTCGGTGCGCAGGTCCGACGACGCAGAGCGTCGCGCGTGGCTCGACCGAACCGCCGCCATCGCGCAGCGCGATGCGCGCCGCTGAGCGAGCGACACGGCCCGTACGGGCGGCGCAGTGTCCGTCACGGGCCGTGCAGAGCCCGGCGACGCCACCAGTGCGGCGCACGCCCGTGTCACGACACGTGACGAAGAAGAAGAAGAAGAAGAAGTCACCAGAGCACCGCCAACCCGGCGAGACCGGCGAAGGCGGCGTCGTCGGTGATGAGCGTCAGCGACTCGACCATCGCCTGCGCCGCGAGCATCCGGTCGAAGGGGTCGCGATGGTCCCACCGCATCGAACCCGCGAGAAGCGCGTGCGTCTCGTCGATGGCAAGCCGTTCGACGCCGAGGCGGTCGAGATGACGTTCGTAGCCGCCCACGAGCGCGTCCGCCCGGGGTAGCTTTCCGATCCGGTTCTTCGTGGCGATCTCCCAGGCCGACACCGCCGAGACAGTCAGTCGGGATGCCGGATCGGCGATCACCGACGACGACTGCGGTCCGAGTCGCTCGGGAGCGGTCAACGCCCACAACAGAGTGTGCGTGTCGAGAAGAAACCTCACGCCCCGTCTTCCCATGCGGCGAGCTCGTCGTCGGGGAGCGCATCGGCGAAGCCGGGAGGCACCTGGTAAGCGACGAACCCGAGTTCTCGACGGGACGGAGCATCGACGGCGACGAGCTTCGCCGCCGGCGTGTCGCCGCGCGCGATGACGACCTCGTCACCGCGCTGCACCGAGGCGATGAGAGCCGAGAGATGCGTTTTGGCGTACTGCACCTTCACGTGGGAGGTCTTCATGCCGGAATCCTCTCACCGCCGTGCGAGCTTGGTCAACCAGACCTGGTCACTGGTCTCTCCCACCGAGTGGGAGCACGGCATCCGCCGACGCCCCGCCCGTCAGCGGCGCCCCACGTGCAGCACCGCGCGTGTGACGAGACTCGCCACGAGCGCCCGGAAGGCCGCGCTCATCCCGAACACCGTGCCTCGTGCCGATCGAACAGCGCGGCGAGCGCGAGCTCGTCGCCTCGGCATACCCGGGGCCAGAGCCCGGCGTCGTCGTCCACCAACCCCTCCGGCGATGCGGTGCGTGCCGTCGCGGCGGGTGGGAGGTGGATGCCGAGAGCTCAGCCGAGGGCGGAGATGATCGCCGCGGTCACAGCTCGCAGCTGTTCCCTCGACAGATTCTCGCCGCTGACGTCGACGACCCCTCCGGCGGCGTTCGCGAGAAGGCGCCCGCCGTTGCCGTCTGCTGCGGGCATCCACCAGGCTGTCTGCGCTCCGCCGACCTCGACGGGGCTGCCGCCCGACTGCTCCCCCTCGCCCGGATCGGATCGCGCACCCGCGGCGAGGCTGACCCGCAGGCTGGGAGGATTCGTCTCGTCGTACGAGACCGGGACGAACGTGCACCAGGATGCCGCGCCCCGGGCCGTGAGAACCTCCCAGGCCTGACCTTGCGGCACGTTGTCGGTTCCGAGCGGTCCGAGATCGTCACGCCCGAGTGCCCCCTCCACCGCCCCCTCAAGCTGCTCGCCGCAGTCGGCGAGGCGCCACGCGCCGGGCGAGAGGGGCCGCTCGGTCCCCGGCGACACGGCTGCGCGCGCACCCGCCTCCGCGACCGCACGTACCGCGGTGGCGCCGTCGTCGGAACCGACGACCACCCACGCGTCGCCGAACCGCTCCGAGTAGTCGCAGGGCCCACCCCCGTCGCAGACGGGTGCCGCGCCGACCCGCGACCGGACCTCGTCCGGCACGACGGACCACGGCAGAACGGTGAGGTTCACCACCTGCCATTCGGCCGGGTCCTGGGCGCGCCACTGGCACGAGATCCCGCCGAGCCACCTCGCATCCCACACGATCGGCTCCCGCGACAGCCGCATCTCCACGCCCGCGATAGCCGAGACCGTGCTGTCGTCGAAGACGGTCGAACAGTCGCCGCCGAAAGCCAGAGCCGGCGCGGTCGGGGTCGGCGAGGGAGCGGTCGGGCTCAGGGTGGGCGTCGGCGTCGCGGTGAAGCGGGGCGTCGGCGCGGTCGCGTTCGGCGACGGCGAGGTCGCGATCTCGGGCGCGCTCAGCGTCGACGTCGCCGCCACTCCCCCGGCGATCGCGACGATCAGAGCCGCCGCCACCGATCCCGCGATCCAGGTGCCCCGGTGGGCGCCCGTCGGGGTGATCCCCCGCGCACCGCCGAGGATGCGTGCGCGCATCGCCGCTCGCTCATCGGGCGTCAGCTCGTCGTTCATGCCCGTGCTCCTTCCGGCGCGAGGTCGTCGCGCATCTTCGCCTTCGCGCGGGCGAGACGCGACTTGACCGTTCCCGCGGGGATGCCGAGGGCTTGGGCCACCTCGCGTTCGGCGTAGCCCTCGAGCACCGCCAGCACGACGACGGCCTGCTCCCGTTCGGGGAGCCGTTTCAGGGCGCCCAGCACGGCGCCGTCGTCGACGTCGGGCGCCGGAACGGGCGGTGCCGCGGGCACACGCTCGAGCAGGGTGCGGTACCGCCTCCCCGAGCGCTCGAGGTTGCGTGCGCAGTGCGCCACCGCCGTCAGCAGCCACGGCAGCGGAGACCCGTCGACCAGACGCACCGACGCGCGTTTGCGCCAGAGTTCGAAGAACGCCACCGTCACGGCATCCTTCGCGTCCTCGCGGTGCGTGAGCAGTCTCGTGGCGTGGCGGAACAGCCGCGCTTCGTGCCGATCGAACAGCGCGGCGAGCGCGAGCTCGTCGCCTCGGCATACCCGGGGCCAGAGCCCGGCGTCGTCGTCATCCACACTCTGTAGTGTCCACATCCCGCCCATCGGTTCCCTCGCGGGGAATGTTTTCGATGTCGGATCGGTAACGACGTCGCCGATCGGCGTCGACGGGCGCGCCGGATGCCGGGTGTGCGGCGCCCGCGCCGCGGGCATCGTCGACGCAGCCCCCGCGCCGTAGCCTGGAACGATGACCACGGTGCTTCTCACGGGCTTCGAGCCGTTCGCCGGTGACGCCACCAACCCCTCCGGTGATGCGGTGCGCGCCGTCTCGGCGGGCTGGAGCGGCCCCGAAGAGCTGATCGTCGAGGTGCTGCCGGTCACCTTCGACCGGGCGGACGCGCAGCTGCGGGCCCTCATCGACCGGTATCGACCCGACGTGGTGATCGCCACGGGACTCGCCGGCGGTCGCACGCAGGTCACCCCGGAGCGCGTGGCCATCAACCTGGCCGATGCCCGCATCCCCGACAACGACGGCGCCCAGCCCGTCGACCGCCCGATCGTCGAGGGCGCGCCCGCGGCGTACTTCGCGACCGTCCCGGTCAAGGCGATGGCGGCGGCGATGGGCGAGGCCGGCATTCCCGCCGCGGTGTCGTACTCGGCGGGCACGTTCGTGTGCAACCAGGTGATGTTCGCCGCCCTGCACGCGACGGCGTCGACGCCGGGGGCGCGCGCGGGGTTCGTGCACGTCCCGTACGCGAGCGAGGACGCCCCCGTCGGCGCCCCGTCGCTCCCGCTGGCCGACATCGTGCGCGCGCTCGAGAGCGCGGTGCGCGCCGCGATCGACGTGCCGACGGATCTCGCCGTGTCGGCCGGCACCCTGCACTGAGGCCGCGCGCAGCCCCCGGGCTCAGCCGGCGCGGCGCCCCACGTGCAGCACCGCGCGCGTGACGAGGCCCGCCACGAGCGCCCAGAAGGCCGCGCTCACCCCGAACACCGCGATCCCGGATGCCGCGACCAGGAACGTCACCACGGCGGGGAGCCGCTCGCCGGGATCATCGATGGCCTGCTGCACCGCCGAGCCGAAGGCGCCGAACAGCGCGACGCCCGCCACCGCCGGGATGACGCCTGCCGGGGCCAGCAGCACGATCGCGGCAAAGGCCGCCGACAGCGCGCCCAGCACGAGATAGGTGCTGCCCGCCGAGACGCCCGCCACCCAGCGCTTCTTCGGGTCGGGGTGGGAGTCGGGGCCGGCGGCGATCGCCGCGCTGATGGCCCCCAGGTTCATCGCGTGTCCGCCGAAGCCCGCCGCGGCGGCCGATCCGAGGCCGGTGACCAGCATCGCGGGGCGCCACGGGATCGTGTAGCCGAGGCTGCGCATCACGGCGACGCCGGGGACGTTCTGCGACGCCATGGTCACCACGAACAGCGGCAGCGCGATGCCCACCACCGATCCGACGGTGAGCGTGGGGACGGTGAACTCCAGCCGCGGCAGCAAGGTCGCGGCATCCGCGTCGACGCCGGTACGCGCCAGCTCCACGGCGACCACGGCGATGGCGGCGAGGAAGGCCAGCGGCACGGCCCAGCGGGGCAGCAGACGCGAGGCCACGAGCCAGACGATCAGCACCGGTGCCACGCCCCACGGGTCTTGGATCAGGCCCAGGAACGGTGCCACGCACAGCGGCAGCAGCACACCGGCCAGCATCGCCTGCGCGATCGAGGGGGGAATGCGGGCGATCAGGGCCCCGAGCGGGGGGAACAGCGCGGTGCAGAGGATGAGCGCCGCCGACACGAGGAAGCCGCCCACCACGGCGGGCCATCCGCCGTCGACCGCACCCGTGGCGGCGAGCAACGCGACGCCGGGGGTCGACCACGCGACGGTGATGGGAATGCGGTAGCGCCCCGCGAGAACGATGCACCCGACACCGACGACCAGGGTGATGGCGAGCAGCCCGCTGGCCGCCTGCTCCGCCGTCGCCCCGACGGCCCGGAGACCGGTGAGGACGACCGCGAAAGTGCTGGTGAAGCCGACGAGGGCGGTGACCACCCCGGCGATGAGCGGACGGGTGAGGGAGGCGGCGGGATTCTCGGTCATGACGATGCCGACGCTAGCGGAACCCCGCAGCGCGCCGGCGACGCCGTTGCGCGCGGCGGCCGGGTGAGCGCCGCGTCAGGCCGTGATGACCTGCGCGGTGCCGGTGGCGGCGTCGGGGCCCATCTCGGCGGCGAGGCGGTTGGCCTCGGCGATGAGGGTCGCCACGATCTCGGACTCGGGGACGGTCTTCACGACCTCGCCCTTCACGAAGATCTGGCCCTTGCCGTTGCCCGAGGCGACGCCCAGGTCGGCGTCGCGCGCTTCTCCGGGGCCGTTGACGACGCAGCCCATGACGGCCACGCGCAGCGGCACGGTCATGTCCTTGAGGCCCTCGGTGACGTCGTCGGCGAGCGTGTAGACGTCGACCTGCGCGCGGCCGCACGAGGGGCACGAGACGATCTCGAGCTTGCGCTCGCGGAGGTTCAGCGACTGCAGGATCTGGTGGCCGACCTTGACCTCTTCGGCGGGCGGGGCCGAGAGCGAGACGCGGATCGTGTCGCCGATGCCCTCCGACAGCAGGATACCGAAGGCCGTGGCGCTCTTGATCGTGCCCTGGAACGCGGGGCCGGCCTCGGTGACGCCGAGGTGCAGGGGCCAGTCGCCCCGCTCGGCGAGCAGTCGGTAGGCCTTCACCATGACGATGGGGTCGTTGTGCTTGACCGAGATCTTGAAGTCGTGGAAGTCGTGCTCCTCGAACAGCGAGGCCTCCCATACGGCGCTCTCGACGAGCGCCTCGGGCGTGGCCTTGCCGTACTTCTCGAGCAGGCGGCGATCGAGCGACCCGGCGTTCACCCCGATGCGCAGCGACACGCCCGCGGCCTTGGCCGCCTTCGCGATCGCGCCGACCTGGTCGTCGAACTTGCGGATGTTGCCCGGGTTCACGCGCACCGCGCCGCAGCCGGCGTCGATCGCCTGGAAGACGTACTTCGGCTGGAAGTGGATGTCGGCGATGACCGGGATCTGGCTCTTCTTCGCGATGATGTGCAGCACGTCGGCGTCGTCTTGCGACGGCACGGCCACGCGCACGATCTCGCAGCCGGATGCCGTGAGCTCGGCGATCTGCTGAAGGGTGGCGTTGATGTTGGTGGTGGGAGTCGTGCACATCGACTGCACGCTCACGGGGGCGTCACCGCCCACGAGCACCTTGCCCACCTTGATCTGGCGGGTCTTGCGACGAGGCGCGAGGACCTCCGGCACGCGGGGCATCCCGATGTTCACTGCAGGCACGGACTCAGCCTACGCCGTGGTACCCGGACGGGGGCTGAAGGTGCCCTGTGGTAGGTTCGGCGCCATGCGCGCGCACACATCCTGGTGGCACACCGTCTAGGCGGTGCGCTCGCATGCAACAGACCGCCCTCCCCCTGGGGAACCCGGGCGGTCTTCGTGTTTTCGGCGGCCGCTTTGGACCCTCGCTCACAGACGGAAGTTATCTCGATGACCGGGCCCGACCCCTCCTCCCTGCTCCTCGACCTCGCCGCAGGTTCTGCCCCCTTCGCCGTGATCGCCCGTGACGGCGTCACGGTCGAGGTCCTCACGGGCGACGTCGTCGACGTCGACCTGCTGGCCGACGTGCCGCTCGTCGACGACGCCGGCACACCCCGCGAAGTGCTCGCCCTCGTGCCGTACCGCCAGGTGCGCGAGCGCGGCTTCGTCTGCCACGACGACGGCGCGCCGCTGCGATGCCTCGTCATCGACCAGCGCATCTCGCTCCCCCGCGCCGAGGTACTGGCATCCCTGCCGACGACCGCGATCCCCCTGCACGACGCCGGCTTCGACATCACCGACGAGGACTACGCCGACATCGTGCGCGAGGTCATCGCCGATGAGATCGGCCGCGGCGAGGGTGCCAACTTCGTCATCCGTCGCGACTTCGTCGCCGGGGTCGACGTCGACCCGCGGATCGCCGCGCTCACCTGGTTCCGCGCGCTGCTCGAGCACGAGAAGGGCGCCTACTGGACCTTCGCCGTCGTGACCGACGGGCACATCGCCGTGGGCGCGAGCCCCGAGGCGCACGTCAGCGCCCAGGGCGGCATCGTCACGATGAACCCCATCTCGGGCACCTTCCGTCACCCGGCGGGCGGGGCGACGTCCGAGACCCTCGCGGAGTTCCTGCGCTCGACCAAAGAGACCGAAGAGCTCTTCATGGTCGTCGACGAGGAGTTGAAGATGATGAGCGCCGTCTGCAGCGACGGCGGACGCATCACCGGTCCCCACCTCAAAGAGATGTCGCGCCTGACGCACACCGAGTACATGCTGCGCGGGCGCAGCGACCTCGACCCGCGCGACATCCTGCGCGAGACGATGTTCGCGCCCACCGTCACCGGCTCC
This window contains:
- a CDS encoding benzoate/H(+) symporter BenE family transporter, whose product is MTENPAASLTRPLIAGVVTALVGFTSTFAVVLTGLRAVGATAEQAASGLLAITLVVGVGCIVLAGRYRIPITVAWSTPGVALLAATGAVDGGWPAVVGGFLVSAALILCTALFPPLGALIARIPPSIAQAMLAGVLLPLCVAPFLGLIQDPWGVAPVLIVWLVASRLLPRWAVPLAFLAAIAVVAVELARTGVDADAATLLPRLEFTVPTLTVGSVVGIALPLFVVTMASQNVPGVAVMRSLGYTIPWRPAMLVTGLGSAAAAGFGGHAMNLGAISAAIAAGPDSHPDPKKRWVAGVSAGSTYLVLGALSAAFAAIVLLAPAGVIPAVAGVALFGAFGSAVQQAIDDPGERLPAVVTFLVAASGIAVFGVSAAFWALVAGLVTRAVLHVGRRAG
- a CDS encoding NAD(P)H-dependent oxidoreductase; translation: MTALVLDGHPSADSLTSALARRYADAHGDARLLAVRDLDFDPVLQRGYRQRQDLEPDLADALDALLAASHVVVATPVWWASTPALLKGFFDRVLVPQRTYRYGANGVPQGLLTARTGRLLLTSDSPRWFLAYTGDPTLRQVRNQTLRFCGIRSVRTTHFPSVRRSDDAERRAWLDRTAAIAQRDARR
- the ispG gene encoding flavodoxin-dependent (E)-4-hydroxy-3-methylbut-2-enyl-diphosphate synthase — translated: MPAVNIGMPRVPEVLAPRRKTRQIKVGKVLVGGDAPVSVQSMCTTPTTNINATLQQIAELTASGCEIVRVAVPSQDDADVLHIIAKKSQIPVIADIHFQPKYVFQAIDAGCGAVRVNPGNIRKFDDQVGAIAKAAKAAGVSLRIGVNAGSLDRRLLEKYGKATPEALVESAVWEASLFEEHDFHDFKISVKHNDPIVMVKAYRLLAERGDWPLHLGVTEAGPAFQGTIKSATAFGILLSEGIGDTIRVSLSAPPAEEVKVGHQILQSLNLRERKLEIVSCPSCGRAQVDVYTLADDVTEGLKDMTVPLRVAVMGCVVNGPGEARDADLGVASGNGKGQIFVKGEVVKTVPESEIVATLIAEANRLAAEMGPDAATGTAQVITA
- a CDS encoding RNA polymerase sigma factor, whose protein sequence is MDDDDAGLWPRVCRGDELALAALFDRHEARLFRHATRLLTHREDAKDAVTVAFFELWRKRASVRLVDGSPLPWLLTAVAHCARNLERSGRRYRTLLERVPAAPPVPAPDVDDGAVLGALKRLPEREQAVVVLAVLEGYAEREVAQALGIPAGTVKSRLARAKAKMRDDLAPEGARA
- the pcp gene encoding pyroglutamyl-peptidase I, whose translation is MTTVLLTGFEPFAGDATNPSGDAVRAVSAGWSGPEELIVEVLPVTFDRADAQLRALIDRYRPDVVIATGLAGGRTQVTPERVAINLADARIPDNDGAQPVDRPIVEGAPAAYFATVPVKAMAAAMGEAGIPAAVSYSAGTFVCNQVMFAALHATASTPGARAGFVHVPYASEDAPVGAPSLPLADIVRALESAVRAAIDVPTDLAVSAGTLH
- a CDS encoding TetR/AcrR family transcriptional regulator; this encodes MSTSSKYHHGDLGPALLVAADELLAESGVGVLSLREVARRAGVSHNAPYHHFADRRALLKRLSERHMAQLLEGQRRAVAEVTPGAPAIRAIASAYVDYAVAHPQGFALVFDPEICIPGAPSAEMAPLIRANEDLIAQAIVAVDPTLSGERLEATVAGAWSLAHGMATLVVAGHLPQDAVVSGLDALVAFVRQMPTA
- a CDS encoding type II toxin-antitoxin system VapC family toxin, with the translated sequence MRFLLDTHTLLWALTAPERLGPQSSSVIADPASRLTVSAVSAWEIATKNRIGKLPRADALVGGYERHLDRLGVERLAIDETHALLAGSMRWDHRDPFDRMLAAQAMVESLTLITDDAAFAGLAGLAVLW
- a CDS encoding type II toxin-antitoxin system Phd/YefM family antitoxin; translation: MKTSHVKVQYAKTHLSALIASVQRGDEVVIARGDTPAAKLVAVDAPSRRELGFVAYQVPPGFADALPDDELAAWEDGA